In Candidatus Chlorohelix allophototropha, the following are encoded in one genomic region:
- the nifH gene encoding nitrogenase iron protein: MSKKIKQIAIYGKGGIGKSTTTSNISAALSTMGYKVMQFGCDPKSDSTNTLRGGQYIPTVLDTLRERNKVKASEVVFEGFNGIYCVEAGGPAPGVGCAGRGIITAVELMKQQKVFEELDLDIIIYDVLGDVVCGGFAVPIREGIAQHVFTVSSADFMAVYAANNLFKGIKKYSNAGGALLGGVIANSINALYSKEIIDDFVKLTNTQVVEYVPRSVTVTQSELQGKTTIEAAPKSAQAEVYRSLANKIYNHTESKVPTPLETQELREWASKWADHLLALESGEVRGVAAGV, encoded by the coding sequence ATGTCAAAGAAGATTAAACAGATTGCAATTTACGGTAAAGGCGGTATCGGAAAATCCACCACTACCTCAAATATCAGCGCAGCTCTTTCTACTATGGGCTACAAGGTGATGCAGTTTGGCTGTGACCCCAAGAGCGATTCTACCAATACCCTGCGCGGCGGGCAATACATTCCAACTGTGCTAGATACATTGCGAGAACGTAACAAAGTAAAAGCAAGTGAAGTGGTATTTGAGGGCTTCAACGGGATTTATTGCGTGGAAGCGGGTGGACCAGCGCCGGGGGTAGGTTGCGCCGGGCGTGGAATTATCACCGCCGTCGAACTGATGAAACAGCAAAAGGTTTTTGAGGAACTCGATCTGGATATTATAATCTACGATGTGCTGGGCGACGTGGTGTGCGGGGGGTTCGCCGTACCTATTCGGGAAGGCATTGCTCAACATGTCTTTACCGTATCTTCTGCGGATTTTATGGCAGTTTACGCCGCCAATAATCTGTTCAAGGGCATCAAAAAATATTCAAACGCGGGTGGCGCGCTGCTAGGCGGCGTTATCGCCAATTCCATCAATGCCCTTTATTCAAAGGAAATAATTGACGATTTTGTGAAACTGACCAATACACAGGTGGTCGAATATGTTCCCCGTTCGGTAACGGTGACGCAGAGCGAGTTGCAAGGAAAAACCACCATCGAAGCCGCCCCTAAATCGGCTCAGGCTGAGGTCTATCGTAGCTTGGCTAACAAAATCTACAATCATACCGAGTCAAAAGTGCCGACTCCGCTGGAAACGCAAGAGTTGCGAGAGTGGGCTTCAAAATGGGCTGATCATTTGTTGGCGCTTGAAAGCGGTGAGGTTCGTGGCGTGGCTGCCGGAGTCTGA
- a CDS encoding NifB/NifX family molybdenum-iron cluster-binding protein has protein sequence MGLKIAVASWDGEHITQHFGRAEQFLIYEIENGDYKCVETRLNQPGCNGRKHEVSLLEQSAELLSDCAVVLVSRIGPGAKAMLDAYGILAMESPVFVDEALSRLISSKYFNNLISGETLNVKED, from the coding sequence ATGGGCTTAAAAATAGCAGTTGCCAGTTGGGACGGAGAGCATATCACCCAGCATTTCGGGCGTGCCGAGCAATTTTTAATTTATGAGATTGAGAACGGTGACTATAAGTGTGTAGAAACGCGCCTGAACCAACCGGGATGCAACGGGCGAAAACACGAGGTAAGTCTGCTGGAACAATCGGCTGAATTGCTGTCGGATTGTGCGGTGGTGTTGGTGAGTCGAATTGGACCCGGAGCAAAGGCGATGCTGGATGCCTATGGGATTTTAGCGATGGAGTCTCCGGTTTTTGTTGATGAGGCGCTTAGCCGCCTGATCAGCTCCAAATATTTTAATAATTTAATCAGTGGAGAAACCCTGAATGTCAAAGAAGATTAA
- a CDS encoding nitrogenase component 1, translating into MSAINLNASEVQIRETRLGSITGYQGSAAELVRCSREGTLQDSSRSFSQCMGCSSSTAFCQLSMIQDAAMINHAPVGCAGDFPNFSFVNRVGQAERKLPQTLGRYYSTNLEERDTVFGGVQKLEETIREVFSRTHPKAIFVTTSCASGIIGDDVDGTANDLSEELGIPVVACHCEGFKTKVWSTGFDAAFHAIVRKVVKPPRQKTNKVNIINFFGSHVFDKLLHQLGYEAQYIVPYTTVSQLEYLSEAAATIQICPTLGTYMGAALEQVYGVPEVKAPPAFGIAGTDLWMRELGRVLDRQAEIEEIIKSEHERVLPELAAYREKLAGKTAYLTAGAAHGHAIIALLRELGLTVKGAAIFHHDPIYDNGEALSDTLGLAVENYGDIPAYNVCNKQTYELVNILNRLKPDLLVARHGGMVIWGAKLGIPTFLMEDEQFGFGYQGVLNYAEKILDILDNQEFTTNLAKHSTIPYTRWWLEQDPFTFLGENLSVNSY; encoded by the coding sequence ATGAGTGCAATCAATTTAAATGCTTCCGAAGTACAAATCCGGGAAACCCGCCTAGGCTCAATAACCGGGTATCAGGGTTCTGCGGCGGAACTGGTGCGGTGTTCCCGCGAGGGTACGCTTCAAGACAGTTCCAGAAGTTTCAGTCAGTGCATGGGCTGTAGCTCCTCTACCGCTTTCTGCCAGCTTTCGATGATTCAAGATGCGGCGATGATTAACCATGCCCCGGTGGGCTGCGCCGGAGATTTCCCGAATTTCAGCTTTGTAAATCGGGTGGGTCAGGCTGAAAGGAAACTACCTCAAACGCTAGGTCGGTATTACAGCACTAACCTTGAGGAGAGAGATACTGTTTTTGGCGGTGTCCAGAAATTGGAAGAAACCATCCGGGAAGTTTTCAGCAGAACGCACCCTAAAGCTATTTTTGTCACTACCTCTTGCGCCTCCGGCATCATCGGAGATGATGTTGATGGTACCGCCAATGATTTATCGGAAGAACTGGGCATTCCGGTAGTAGCTTGCCATTGCGAAGGTTTTAAAACCAAAGTCTGGTCAACCGGCTTTGATGCAGCTTTCCATGCTATCGTCCGAAAAGTTGTAAAGCCGCCTCGCCAAAAAACCAATAAAGTTAACATCATCAACTTCTTTGGCAGCCATGTGTTTGACAAACTCTTGCACCAATTGGGTTATGAGGCTCAATATATTGTGCCCTACACCACTGTGAGCCAACTTGAGTATCTGTCAGAGGCGGCTGCTACCATCCAAATTTGCCCCACTTTGGGAACTTATATGGGCGCTGCCCTTGAGCAAGTCTATGGTGTGCCGGAAGTAAAAGCCCCTCCTGCTTTTGGTATTGCCGGAACCGACCTCTGGATGAGAGAGTTGGGTCGGGTGCTGGACCGTCAAGCAGAGATTGAAGAAATAATTAAGAGCGAACATGAGCGAGTATTGCCGGAACTGGCGGCATATCGGGAAAAGTTGGCTGGAAAGACCGCCTATTTGACGGCGGGGGCGGCGCATGGTCACGCCATTATTGCGCTGCTAAGGGAGTTGGGGCTTACCGTAAAAGGCGCTGCTATTTTCCACCATGACCCTATCTACGATAATGGCGAAGCCCTTTCCGATACTCTCGGACTGGCAGTAGAAAACTATGGAGATATTCCAGCCTATAACGTCTGTAACAAACAGACCTATGAATTGGTGAATATCTTGAATCGGTTAAAGCCAGATTTGCTGGTGGCTCGGCATGGCGGGATGGTCATCTGGGGAGCGAAGTTAGGGATACCAACCTTTTTAATGGAAGACGAGCAGTTCGGTTTTGGTTATCAGGGGGTCTTGAACTATGCCGAAAAAATTCTGGACATCTTAGATAATCAAGAGTTCACCACCAATCTCGCCAAACATAGCACCATTCCTTACACCCGCTGGTGGTTGGAACAAGACCCATTTACTTTTCTCGGAGAAAACTTAAGTGTCAACTCTTATTGA
- a CDS encoding nitrogenase component 1 has protein sequence MSTLIEQPRYSCALGATQSVIAIKRAMPILHSGPGCGTKINSIIGQVKGYGGANSMPCTNTSEAEVVFGGEEKLKGVIEGAFKVIDADLFVVLTGCTSDIVGDDIGSVTGVFQAQDEPVVFAETGGFKSNNYVSHDKVVIAIIDQYVDKFANDKTTLKGLVNVFVTPPYQDPYWDGNLEEIKRLLEGIGLTANVLFGSASSGLEEWKTIPRAEFNIVVSAWSGLAVAEHLERKYGTPFFHFPYLPIGGAETTKFLNGVSEFANLEPARTAAFIQKEEKRFYAHFERLAEFLLEFKYGIPRRFYTLLDASYALGIARYLLNELGIIPAKQYIVDNTPEEYQEAIKAQFARISDFRSAEVAFSVDGGAIQEEIRRDDHKNRALILGSSWESKLAQDIGADLLVLSVPITYRLVLTCGYAGYNGGLRLAEDIYDRVLETYR, from the coding sequence GTGTCAACTCTTATTGAGCAGCCAAGATATTCCTGCGCGTTGGGCGCAACCCAATCAGTAATCGCCATTAAAAGAGCCATGCCCATCCTGCATTCCGGTCCGGGCTGCGGAACCAAAATAAACTCCATCATTGGTCAGGTAAAGGGCTATGGTGGAGCCAACTCAATGCCCTGTACCAATACCAGTGAAGCGGAGGTGGTTTTTGGTGGGGAAGAAAAATTAAAAGGTGTCATAGAAGGAGCATTCAAGGTAATTGATGCCGATCTTTTCGTGGTGCTAACCGGCTGCACCTCGGATATTGTAGGAGATGACATTGGAAGTGTGACCGGGGTTTTTCAGGCACAAGACGAACCGGTGGTATTCGCTGAAACTGGCGGCTTTAAAAGCAACAACTATGTCAGCCATGATAAAGTGGTCATCGCTATTATTGATCAGTATGTAGATAAATTTGCCAATGACAAAACTACCCTAAAAGGGCTGGTCAATGTTTTTGTAACTCCGCCCTATCAAGACCCTTACTGGGACGGTAATCTCGAAGAAATAAAAAGATTGCTTGAAGGTATCGGACTAACGGCAAATGTGCTTTTTGGCTCTGCTTCTTCCGGTTTGGAGGAATGGAAAACTATCCCCCGCGCTGAGTTTAATATTGTAGTGAGTGCGTGGTCTGGGTTGGCTGTTGCCGAACATCTGGAAAGAAAATACGGAACGCCCTTTTTCCATTTCCCTTACTTGCCGATTGGCGGGGCGGAAACCACTAAATTTCTCAATGGAGTGAGCGAGTTTGCCAACCTTGAACCCGCGAGAACCGCTGCCTTTATCCAAAAAGAGGAAAAAAGATTCTACGCCCATTTTGAACGCTTGGCAGAATTTTTGCTGGAATTTAAATACGGTATTCCGCGCCGATTCTATACCCTGTTGGACGCTTCCTACGCCCTAGGGATTGCGCGTTACCTGCTCAATGAGTTGGGGATAATACCGGCTAAGCAATATATTGTGGATAACACCCCGGAGGAATATCAGGAAGCGATAAAAGCGCAGTTTGCCCGAATATCCGATTTCAGATCCGCCGAGGTAGCTTTTTCGGTGGACGGTGGCGCTATTCAGGAGGAAATACGGCGAGACGATCATAAAAACAGGGCGCTCATCCTCGGTAGCTCATGGGAAAGCAAGTTGGCGCAGGATATTGGAGCCGATTTGCTGGTTTTAAGTGTGCCGATTACCTACCGACTGGTTTTAACTTGTGGATATGCTGGCTACAACGGCGGGCTGAGGCTGGCTGAAGATATTTACGACCGGGTGTTGGAAACCTATCGCTAA
- the nifB gene encoding nitrogenase cofactor biosynthesis protein NifB, producing the protein MTDTPTTLFAENNSKIAQHPCYSSEAHFKFGRIHVPVAKKCNIQCGYCVRKYDCPNENRPGVTTRVVSPHEAIATIRAAVEAEPRLKVLGIAGPGEPLANAATLETLNLVKNQFPDLVKCASTNGLALPETIEELDKAGVIALTITINAVDPDIGGQIYPFVRFKGVTYRDREAFEVLSRNQLEGLRAAADRGMVVKVNSVLIPGINDKHLVKVARVVKDLGAHVMNIMPLISQGKFKDILPPSPEELNRVRDECDGILRQFRNCNQCRADAIGVPGEEGCSAAPVANNCSAKFLKEPSLINVELLRKKPAPASGN; encoded by the coding sequence ATGACCGACACACCAACAACTTTATTTGCTGAAAACAACAGCAAGATAGCGCAACATCCCTGTTATAGCAGTGAAGCCCATTTTAAGTTTGGGCGCATTCATGTTCCGGTAGCAAAAAAATGCAATATTCAGTGTGGCTACTGCGTCCGAAAATACGACTGCCCCAATGAAAATCGTCCGGGGGTCACTACCCGCGTGGTCAGTCCGCATGAAGCAATTGCCACCATCCGGGCGGCGGTAGAAGCAGAACCGCGTTTAAAAGTTTTGGGTATTGCAGGACCGGGCGAACCCCTTGCCAACGCTGCAACCCTTGAAACCCTTAATTTGGTTAAAAACCAATTCCCGGATTTGGTCAAATGCGCCTCAACTAACGGACTGGCGCTACCCGAAACCATCGAGGAACTGGATAAAGCGGGGGTCATTGCCCTGACCATTACCATCAACGCAGTTGACCCGGATATAGGAGGGCAGATTTACCCCTTTGTTCGCTTTAAGGGTGTTACTTACCGGGATCGAGAGGCTTTCGAGGTTTTGAGCAGAAACCAATTGGAAGGGCTGCGTGCTGCGGCTGACCGGGGGATGGTGGTTAAGGTTAACTCGGTGCTAATACCGGGGATTAACGACAAGCATCTGGTAAAAGTGGCGCGAGTGGTTAAGGATTTGGGGGCGCATGTGATGAATATCATGCCATTGATTTCTCAAGGTAAGTTTAAAGATATTCTACCACCCTCTCCGGAAGAGCTTAACCGAGTGCGAGACGAATGCGATGGCATATTACGGCAGTTCCGCAACTGTAACCAGTGTCGGGCTGATGCGATTGGGGTACCCGGTGAAGAAGGCTGTTCTGCCGCACCGGTCGCCAATAACTGCTCTGCCAAATTTTTAAAAGAGCCTTCGCTTATCAACGTGGAGTTGCTCAGAAAAAAACCAGCGCCAGCTTCGGGTAATTAA